In Alteromonas naphthalenivorans, one DNA window encodes the following:
- a CDS encoding ATP-binding protein codes for MQSNQKIIPTRRSYNKLVANEMMEDFALRFTAKKARKWSLNKVAGTALGIVSFLVLEAIGGAATINFGFINVAWAILSVVFVVFLTGTPISYYAAKYGVDIDLLTRGAGFGYIGSTITSLIYASFTFIFFALEAAIMAMALHILFGISLEIGYVISALIVLPLVTHGVSYISRFQVWSQPIWVILQLVPLFFVFQHPDSNFKDWIAFTGIGENETEAGNFNLLLFGSASAILLSLVAQIGEQVDFLRFLPERPKAGRFKWWFALIAAGPGWILFGALKLFLGSFLAYFALTQGMDIDLADDPAHMYNLAFSLVFDNPTISLIFACSFVVISQLKINVANAYAGSLAWSNFFSRVTRTHPGRVVWTMFNVVIALLLMELGIYQTIETMLSVYSVLVLSWLSSVVADLIINKPLGISPKHIEFKRSHLYDINPVGIGAMFVSSFIGITGHYGWYGETTQALASYAAFFLPFILVPVIGTLTGGKYYLVDNKVAITQASCVCCICENEFEQEDITFCPAYSGVICSLCCSLDVKCGDICRPEATLSTQSQVFFHRFLSIDLLKTLTTPMSQFIALTFALSCVSASILYLVYLQVPSTSDANVLFADMLIKIFFLLSIIIGVLSWLFILARSANRIALKELRSQASALADEIGAHEVTSIALEKAKNAAEAANEAKSRYLAGLSHELRTPLNVMLGYSQLLGKDGSLSEKQRDTMGIMRRNGEHLANLIEGLLEISKIEAGRLTLHRDEFNIRAILKQLIDMFELQASKKGLNFHTNISTKLPDVVVGDKQRLRQILINLISNAIKYTETGNVRFDVQYRNEVAIFVVVDTGSGISEAHKETIFQPFEQIRNTHTQAIGGTGLGLTISRSLTELMGGELSFKSLLGKGSTFTLRLMLPRIIQHQTTPENHSQQVCAYSGTRKTILVIDNEPHQQQLLKDVLTPLGFNVLLAENEKEAFSQLENHHIDLVTLDVKLSNSSGWDLLSTLRIDSWLMPVLMVSANARELEHHTAQTQLHNGYISKPFNLDSLFNQIGQLLELNWEYSPNETTSITQTKKQLRTPVTSDHYRELITLAEIGYLSGFNSKLTEIETHHYFSPDVESNIKQHISQCNFPEIIRYLGECIHE; via the coding sequence ATGCAATCTAATCAAAAAATAATTCCGACCCGACGCAGTTACAATAAACTTGTTGCGAATGAAATGATGGAAGATTTCGCTTTGCGTTTTACCGCGAAGAAAGCTCGAAAGTGGTCTTTGAATAAGGTTGCAGGAACTGCCCTCGGGATTGTTTCTTTTCTCGTACTAGAAGCTATTGGTGGTGCCGCCACAATTAATTTTGGGTTCATTAACGTGGCATGGGCAATCTTGTCAGTGGTGTTTGTTGTATTTTTGACCGGCACGCCTATCAGTTACTACGCGGCAAAATACGGCGTCGATATAGACCTGTTAACCAGAGGGGCCGGATTTGGTTACATAGGCTCTACTATAACCTCACTAATTTACGCCTCTTTTACGTTCATTTTTTTCGCACTTGAAGCAGCTATCATGGCGATGGCCTTGCACATCCTATTTGGCATATCTTTGGAAATCGGGTATGTGATTAGTGCATTAATAGTACTTCCATTAGTTACGCATGGGGTTAGTTATATAAGCCGATTTCAGGTTTGGTCTCAACCTATTTGGGTAATACTTCAGTTAGTGCCTCTCTTTTTCGTATTTCAGCATCCTGACAGCAATTTCAAAGACTGGATTGCTTTTACTGGAATTGGCGAAAATGAAACCGAGGCAGGCAATTTCAACTTACTTCTATTCGGAAGTGCTTCAGCTATATTACTTTCCTTAGTTGCGCAAATTGGTGAGCAGGTAGACTTTCTGAGATTTCTACCGGAAAGACCCAAAGCTGGCAGATTTAAATGGTGGTTTGCTTTGATAGCTGCCGGCCCTGGTTGGATTCTTTTTGGCGCATTAAAGTTATTTTTAGGGTCTTTTCTAGCGTACTTTGCACTTACTCAAGGCATGGATATTGACTTAGCCGACGATCCTGCACACATGTATAACCTTGCTTTTAGCTTAGTTTTTGACAACCCGACTATAAGCCTTATCTTTGCCTGTAGTTTTGTGGTTATTTCCCAGTTAAAAATTAACGTCGCCAATGCATATGCAGGCTCATTAGCGTGGTCTAACTTTTTCTCTCGTGTAACTCGCACTCATCCCGGCCGAGTGGTATGGACCATGTTCAATGTAGTAATCGCATTGTTGTTAATGGAGTTAGGCATATACCAAACGATAGAGACCATGTTATCCGTTTATTCTGTATTGGTATTGTCATGGCTAAGTTCTGTCGTAGCTGATTTAATTATAAACAAACCGCTAGGTATTAGCCCTAAACACATTGAATTTAAACGTTCTCATCTATACGACATTAACCCTGTGGGGATTGGCGCAATGTTCGTGTCTTCTTTCATCGGTATAACGGGCCATTACGGCTGGTATGGTGAAACAACTCAAGCTCTCGCCTCATACGCTGCCTTTTTCTTACCTTTTATCTTGGTTCCTGTCATTGGAACGCTCACCGGTGGTAAATACTATTTGGTTGATAATAAAGTAGCTATTACACAAGCCAGCTGTGTATGTTGCATATGTGAAAATGAATTTGAGCAGGAGGATATAACTTTTTGTCCAGCCTATAGTGGGGTCATCTGCTCGCTATGCTGTTCATTAGATGTAAAGTGTGGAGATATATGTAGGCCAGAAGCTACGCTCTCCACACAATCCCAAGTGTTTTTTCACCGCTTTTTAAGTATCGACCTCCTTAAAACCTTAACTACCCCTATGTCACAATTTATAGCGCTAACATTTGCGCTAAGTTGTGTTAGTGCCAGCATATTATATTTAGTTTACCTTCAAGTACCTTCTACCTCAGATGCAAATGTACTCTTTGCAGATATGCTAATTAAAATATTTTTCTTACTCTCTATTATTATCGGTGTTCTAAGTTGGCTATTTATTTTAGCGAGAAGTGCTAACAGAATAGCCCTTAAGGAACTTCGTTCCCAAGCGTCAGCTTTGGCCGATGAAATAGGAGCCCATGAAGTAACGTCCATTGCGCTTGAAAAAGCAAAGAATGCTGCAGAGGCTGCAAATGAAGCCAAGAGCCGGTATTTAGCGGGATTGAGCCATGAGCTACGTACTCCATTAAATGTGATGCTAGGCTATTCACAGCTTTTAGGTAAAGACGGTAGTTTAAGTGAAAAACAACGGGACACTATGGGCATCATGCGAAGAAATGGGGAGCACCTCGCCAACTTGATTGAAGGCCTGTTGGAAATATCAAAAATAGAAGCTGGCCGCCTAACACTTCACCGTGATGAATTTAATATTAGAGCCATACTGAAACAACTCATCGATATGTTTGAATTGCAGGCAAGTAAGAAAGGTCTCAATTTTCACACTAACATCAGTACAAAGCTTCCCGATGTAGTGGTTGGCGATAAGCAAAGACTTAGGCAAATATTGATTAATTTAATATCTAACGCTATCAAATACACAGAGACCGGTAACGTTAGATTCGATGTTCAATATAGAAATGAAGTCGCGATCTTTGTTGTTGTAGACACTGGTTCCGGTATAAGCGAAGCACATAAAGAAACCATTTTTCAGCCCTTTGAGCAAATTAGAAATACACATACACAGGCGATTGGTGGCACTGGGTTAGGATTAACGATATCTCGCTCATTAACTGAATTGATGGGCGGCGAACTAAGCTTTAAAAGTTTACTAGGGAAAGGTTCAACATTTACTTTGCGCTTAATGCTTCCACGCATTATTCAACATCAAACCACGCCGGAAAATCATAGCCAACAAGTTTGTGCATACTCAGGCACGCGTAAAACTATATTAGTGATAGACAATGAGCCTCATCAACAGCAGTTGCTTAAAGATGTATTAACTCCACTTGGTTTTAATGTATTGCTAGCGGAAAATGAGAAGGAAGCGTTCTCTCAATTAGAAAATCACCACATTGACTTAGTTACATTAGATGTAAAATTATCTAACTCGAGTGGATGGGATTTGCTGTCAACACTAAGAATAGATAGTTGGTTGATGCCAGTACTCATGGTTTCAGCCAACGCTCGCGAGTTAGAGCACCATACGGCCCAAACCCAACTGCATAACGGGTATATTTCAAAGCCGTTTAATTTAGACTCTCTATTCAATCAAATTGGGCAGTTGTTAGAGCTTAATTGGGAATATTCCCCCAATGAAACCACAAGCATAACGCAGACAAAAAAACAGCTACGAACGCCCGTCACATCAGACCACTACAGAGAATTGATTACATTAGCTGAAATTGGGTATCTATCTGGGTTTAATAGCAAGCTAACGGAAATAGAAACCCATCATTATTTTTCGCCTGATGTAGAGTCAAATATAAAGCAACATATTTCCCAATGTAACTTTCCAGAAATAATCAGATATTTAGGTGAGTGTATTCATGAATAA